The following coding sequences lie in one Acipenser ruthenus chromosome 47, fAciRut3.2 maternal haplotype, whole genome shotgun sequence genomic window:
- the LOC117428837 gene encoding ectoderm-neural cortex protein 1-like — MSVSNHENRKSRSSSGSMNIQLFHKSSHADSLLTQLNLLRKRCLFTDVALRAGSQTFHCHRAVLASCSRYFDAMFSGGLKESRDAEVNFHDSLHPEVLELLLDYAYSARVLINEENAESLLEAGDMLQFHDIRDACAEFLEKNLHPSNCLGMMLLSDAHRCERLFELSWRMCLANFTSLFKTEDFLGLPKDKFLELILSEELEVEDEILVYEAVIDWVKYDLGRRHEDLPELLRCVRLALLPESYLLKNVASEELVVGHKLGLEIVEDAVRCKMRILQNDGVVTGFCARPRKVNQALLLLGGQTFMCDKVYMIDRKTNEITPKTDIPSPRKECSACAIGCKVYVTGGRGSENGASKDVWVYDTLHDEWSKAAQMLVARFGHGSAELDHMLYVVGGHTAVAGSFPASPSVSLKQVEQYDPQTNKWTLVAPLREGVSNAAVVGAKMKLFVFGGTSVNRDRLPKVQCFDPCENRWTVPTCCPQPWRYTAAASLGNHIIVIGGDTEFSASSAYRFNSETYQWSKFGDVMAKRISCHAVASGNRLYVVGGYFGAQRCKTLDCYDPSTDTWDSVTTVPYSLIPTAFVSTWKYLSS, encoded by the coding sequence ATGTCTGTCAGCAACCACGAGAATCGGAAGTCGAGATCGAGCTCCGGGTCGATGAACATCCAGCTGTTCCACAAGTCCTCGCACGCGGACAGCCTGTTGACGCAGCTCAACCTCTTGCGGAAGCGCTGCCTCTTCACGGACGTGGCCCTGCGGGCTGGGAGCCAGACCTTCCACTGCCACCGTGCGGTGCTGGCCTCCTGCAGCCGCTACTTCGATGCCATGTTCAGCGGCGGGCTCAAGGAGAGCCGGGATGCCGAGGTGAACTTCCACGACTCCCTGCACCCGGAGGTCCTGGAGCTGCTGCTGGACTACGCCTACTCGGCCCGGGTCCTCATCAACGAGGAGAACGCAGAGTCTCTCCTGGAAGCCGGAGACATGCTCCAGTTCCACGACATCCGGGACGCCTGCGCCGAGTTCCTGGAGAAGAACCTGCACCCCAGCAACTGCCTGGGGATGATGCTGCTCTCGGACGCCCATCGCTGCGAGCGCCTCTTCGAGCTCTCCTGGAGGATGTGCCTGGCCAACTTCACCTCCCTCTTCAAGACCGAAGACTTCCTCGGCCTCCCCAAGGACAAGTTCCTGGAGCTGATCCTGAGCGAGGAGCTGGAGGTGGAGGACGAGATCCTGGTGTACGAGGCGGTCATCGACTGGGTGAAGTACGACCTGGGGCGGCGGCACGAGGACCTCCCGGAGCTGCTGCGCTGCGTGCGGCTGGCCCTGCTGCCTGAGTCATACCTTCTGAAGAATGTGGCCTCCGAAGAGCTGGTGGTCGGCCACAAGCTGGGCCTGGAGATCGTGGAAGACGCCGTCAGGTGCAAGATGAGGATCTTGCAGAACGACGGGGTGGTGACTGGGTTTTGCGCCCGCCCCCGCAAGGTCAACCAGGCGCTCCTGCTTCTGGGCGGCCAGACCTTCATGTGCGATAAGGTGTACATGATTGACCGCAAGACCAATGAGATCACCCCCAAGACGGACATCCCCAGCCCACGCAAAGAGTGCAGCGCCTGCGCGATCGGCTGCAAGGTGTACGTGACCGGCGGGAGGGGCTCTGAGAACGGGGCTTCCAAAGACGTGTGGGTGTACGACACCCTCCACGACGAGTGGTCCAAAGCTGCGCAAATGTTGGTGGCCAGGTTTGGCCACGGATCAGCTGAGCTAGATCACATGTTGTACGTGGTTGGCGGCCACACTGCCGTGGCTGGCTCGTTCCCTGCCTCCCCGTCCGTGTCCCTCAAACAAGTGGAGCAGTACGACCCGCAGACCAACAAGTGGACCCTTGTGGCACCTCTCAGGGAGGGCGTCAGCAACGCTGCCGTGGTCGGGGCCAAAATGAAACTCTTTGTCTTCGGTGGCACCAGCGTCAACCGGGACAGGCTGCCCAAAGTCCAGTGCTTTGACCCTTGCGAGAATCGGTGGACGGTGCCGACTTGTTGCCCTCAGCCTTGGCGGTACACCGCTGCGGCCAGCCTAGGAAACCACATCATAGTGATTGGAGGGGACACCGAATTCTCAGCCAGCTCAGCCTACCGCTTCAACAGCGAGACGTACCAGTGGTCAAAATTTGGCGACGTCATGGCCAAGAGGATAAGCTGCCACGCAGTGGCATCGGGGAACAGACTATATGTAGTGGGTGGTTATTTCGGGGCCCAGCGCTGTAAAACATTGGACTGCTATGATCCCTCTACAGACACTTGGGACAGTGTCACCACCGTGCCGTACTCTCTCATCCCCACTGCTTTCGTCAGCACTTGGAAATACCTCTCTTCCTAG